One part of the Pseudoalteromonas ulvae UL12 genome encodes these proteins:
- a CDS encoding zinc-binding metallopeptidase family protein: MKTFSCQCGNTLHFINTQCVKCSSALGFVPDELQLKAITPEKNGLFTVANSKQRYRQCKNYWQHDVCNWLVNEEDPNDYCLSCRLNVEIPNLQKLGNIKLWYNMEVAKRRLLFTLLKLNLPITSRAEDPHTGLGFSFLEDQIQDEYGNELTIKDFVVTGHAAGLITLNLNEAQDSSRVEMREKMNEQYRTLIGHFRHESGHYYWDRLIQNSPKLEEFRALFGDERLCYTESLNSYYQNGPSDQWQNVWISAYASMHPWEDWAETWAHYLNMVDTLETANDFQMCIAQQNIKNPLQKCTIVDDAYTAISFTQLFDDWCKLTRTLNAINRSMGHDEAYPFVISISALNKLRFVHEIIKHAK, from the coding sequence ATGAAAACGTTCAGTTGCCAATGTGGTAATACCCTTCATTTTATAAATACGCAATGTGTAAAGTGTTCGTCAGCACTTGGGTTTGTGCCTGATGAGTTGCAACTCAAAGCAATTACCCCTGAAAAAAACGGACTATTTACTGTCGCAAATAGCAAGCAACGTTATCGACAATGTAAGAATTATTGGCAACACGATGTATGTAACTGGCTCGTCAATGAAGAGGATCCGAATGATTACTGCCTTTCTTGTCGCTTGAACGTCGAAATCCCAAACTTACAAAAGCTGGGTAACATTAAATTATGGTACAACATGGAAGTTGCAAAACGACGCTTATTATTTACGCTATTGAAACTTAACTTACCGATTACAAGCAGAGCTGAGGATCCACACACAGGGTTAGGATTTTCATTTTTAGAAGATCAGATACAAGATGAGTATGGTAACGAACTCACTATAAAAGATTTTGTTGTGACAGGTCATGCTGCAGGTTTAATCACTCTTAACCTTAATGAAGCGCAAGATAGCTCCCGCGTCGAAATGCGCGAAAAAATGAATGAACAATATCGCACTCTCATCGGTCACTTTCGTCACGAGTCGGGTCATTATTATTGGGATCGACTTATTCAAAACTCCCCAAAACTCGAAGAATTCCGAGCACTGTTTGGCGACGAGCGACTGTGTTATACCGAATCACTTAATAGTTATTATCAGAATGGACCATCCGATCAATGGCAAAATGTTTGGATTAGTGCCTATGCTAGTATGCACCCTTGGGAAGACTGGGCGGAGACATGGGCCCACTATTTAAACATGGTTGATACCCTCGAAACCGCAAATGACTTTCAGATGTGCATCGCTCAGCAAAACATTAAAAACCCCTTACAAAAATGTACCATTGTCGATGATGCTTACACGGCTATTAGTTTCACCCAACTCTTTGATGACTGGTGCAAGTTAACGCGCACTCTCAATGCAATTAACCGAAGTATGGGCCATGATGAAGCTTACCCATTTGTTATTTCTATTTCGGCGCTTAACAAGTTACGTTTTGTTCATGAAATAATAAAACATGCAAAATAG